From Pogoniulus pusillus isolate bPogPus1 chromosome 17, bPogPus1.pri, whole genome shotgun sequence, the proteins below share one genomic window:
- the STARD5 gene encoding stAR-related lipid transfer protein 5 has protein sequence MDYARLAEEAAEKMELYRRDPGGWRVCRHTSEVAVSWRPSAEFAGNLYRGEGTLPASPQDVWECIKPVAGGTRTKWDQNVKAFEVIESVSDTVSVCRTTTPSAFMRIISPREFVDVVLMKQYEDGTMLSAATNVEHPLCPPQPNLVRGFNYPCGCFCVPSPGEPERTQLLSFFQTDLGGLLPQSVVDSFFPANIATFYSNLNKAVKALKA, from the exons ATGGACTACGCGAGGCTCGCCGAGGAGGCCGCCGAGAAGATGGAGCTGTACCGGCGGGACCCCGGCGGCTGGCGAGTCTGTCGCCACACG AGCGAGGTTGCGGTTTCCTGGAGACCCTCCGCGGAGTTCGCTGGCAACTT ATACAGGGGAGAGGGgaccctgcctgccagcccccaggaTGTCTGGGAATGCATAAAGCCGGTGGCCGGCGGGACCAGGACCAAGTGGGACCAAAACGTGAAGGCCTTCGAGGTGATCGAATCCGTCAGCGAT ACTGTCTCTGTGTGCAGAACCACAACCCCTTCAGCTTTCATGAGGATCATTTcacccagagagtttgtggatgtggtgctaatGAAGCAGTATGAAGATGGGACGATGCTTTCTGCTG CCACCAACGTGGAGCACCCTCTGTGTCCTCCTCAGCCAAACTTGGTGCGAGGCTTTAACTACCCCTGTGGCTGTTTCTGTGTGCCTTCCCCAGG GGAGCCGGAGAGGACCCAGCTCCTCAGTTTCTTTCAGACtgaccttggtggcctccttccCCAGTCAGTGGTGGACTCCTTTTTCCCAGCAAACATAGCTACATTTTACAGTAACTTGAACAAAGCTGTTAAGGCATTAAAAGCTTGA